The Venturia canescens isolate UGA chromosome 10, ASM1945775v1, whole genome shotgun sequence genome segment CCTCAGTATAAATTTGAAGACGTCAAATCAATAATGAGGCACATAAAAAATGAGTtaatttattgatatttcaCTGGTAAGAGATATTTCGAAGGTCTATATGAATAAGCGCAATtctaaaaatgaatgaatccGAAGGAAcgggaaagaatgaaaaatcatggtTGATAAGTACCTTTGTATATTTAAGAGTTGCAGGCTCAGAATTATTTCGAGTCACTCTTTGGtcgaatgaataaatgacTATTTGTATCGATATTTTACGTTCGCAATTACCGAGTCTATTTTGATAAATTGCTCAAAAAAGGATACGAACgagataactaaaaataattatgaattttcaGTCAGAGGGAAAgaatcttgaatttcaatatGCCGGTTGTATGGCAGGAATTTCACAGAAAAAGGCAAAACGAATGTTACAATTGACGTCATCCATTCCGCCACTCTTCAAAAGAGCACCGCAATGTTGAACTCCACCACCGTTGTCCGGTTGTCCACCCCATTGATCGCTCCACTTCGTGTAGCCGTTCCTGTGAAGCGAATCACCGAGGATCGTTACCCAATCGCCCTCGTTGTAGAGATCGTGAGTGCCAATGAAGGCCTGATCTGTGTTCACTGCACCCCTTATCGTGCTAGCTGCTCTGAACAGATCCAACAGTACCTgcggaaaattcatttcaactcGTTCTAACAATTTGCATTTATTCGCCTTAAAATCAAAGCAATTTATTGACCGAAAATATAttcattaaatattttatccgaaaatcaacgaatatAATCGcttcgtttgaaaaacattaatCCTAAATTGGCAATTTTGCTGGAATATGATTTCCAGCAAGTCTCGTGAAAATGATATCGAGGTATTTAATCCAGAATCGGCTCTCGAAGAGCCTCCTCgacttgaaaaaatcaatttttcctcatttttcagaGTTTTTGACCAATTTTCGTATATCTGGTATTCCGGAAACCATCGGTGAATCCCTCATTACCGTGccatacagaaaaaaaaagtacttttttGGGACAGTCAGatggaaacaaaagaaattgtAGCCGTCTGAATGTAGTTGATAATAGAGAcgaagttaaaaaaaagtcgaaataaaaaacatactTGTTCTTCGGCCAGAGAGTCTATAACCGCAAGATGTCCACCCTCTTCGTTGCAGACTTTTCTCGCCTCGTTGAAAGTGGCGGCCCTCGTGTGGAGTTTGTGAGCACCTAATCCAGGAGTGTACTGATAGTCGTCTCTCTTGGGAACACCACGGGTGCTCAAATCGCAGGCACATGCCATACCATGGATAACCATGTTACGAAGACTCTCAGGAGCCAGGCTTGCTGTGCACTGCGGAAATATTACATTTGGCAAATAACCACCGTTCGTGTCGCTCCTTGAGCATGGCGGTGGGCTCATCGTTGTATTTTCGGTTGTGCTTGGTTCGGTAGTTGATTCAACAGGAACGGAACGAACCGCGAGGGAAAAACCAACGAGGAACCATAAAATCGAGTAAAACATTTTGCAAGGTTGATCAGTTCTCTTTCCCTGAggaattatattatattattatatttcgaGTTTCGATTTTCGTTATTGTATCAAACTTCACGTTGAAAGTCACTGTCCCACTCGATCactatttttcaaacgaaatgACGATGctctcaatttatttttctctttttcgagCTTCAACGTACCGTGAAAAACGAGCATAAGAAAAAAGCTGTTTCTTTGACTGGCTCGTAATGATATGCAGGACGATACGTCTGTTCAGAGCAAAAGCATCTCGAGGACTAGTTTGTAGAACCGTTAGGGAGCCCCAGCCGTTTTTGTGAAAGATGatctctcactcgctctctgTCCGGtgctctttccctctttctcctttACGTTTGTCCCATTCACGTTTGCCGCATAAGCATTTCGAGCTCCACGAACTCGAGCGAGAGATTACACGACGGAGAAAACACCACGTGCGATCGTCCGTCTCGTTCTCTGGGATTTCAAGGTCCGAAACGACGGCCAACCTTTTTACTCCTAACATCAGAGC includes the following:
- the LOC122417601 gene encoding hemolymph lipopolysaccharide-binding protein-like; the encoded protein is MFYSILWFLVGFSLAVRSVPVESTTEPSTTENTTMSPPPCSRSDTNGGYLPNVIFPQCTASLAPESLRNMVIHGMACACDLSTRGVPKRDDYQYTPGLGAHKLHTRAATFNEARKVCNEEGGHLAVIDSLAEEQVLLDLFRAASTIRGAVNTDQAFIGTHDLYNEGDWVTILGDSLHRNGYTKWSDQWGGQPDNGGGVQHCGALLKSGGMDDVNCNIRFAFFCEIPAIQPAY